In Brassica rapa cultivar Chiifu-401-42 chromosome A06, CAAS_Brap_v3.01, whole genome shotgun sequence, a single window of DNA contains:
- the LOC103848045 gene encoding uncharacterized protein LOC103848045 — translation MEHLPASKTVSTQSLRTESLELALRDPFPFFENPSFSLGLAQEEQQDHTDGISSQEPETVEEGSQVKLPQRRKSLRLQNFLDSTLLLFTSAEHVQNEDNNDDLVNGSAAEQVAVEKDNPFDLQECKRGKRQKTVTHGLVDVFQCSPDILNRARESQMVVYGKNVSWEYTQNYTKLAQKLKSHL, via the exons ATGGAACATCTTCCAGCGTCAAAGACG GTATCTACCCAAAGTCTCCGAACCGAAAGTTTAGag TTGGCCCTGAGGGATCCATTCCCATTTTTTGAGAATCCATCATTCTCGCTTGGTTTGGCACAGGAAGAACAACAGGATCACACTGACGGTATATCCTCTCAAGAACCAGAAACGGTCGAAGAAGGCAGTCAGGTTAAGCTCCCACAACGTCGAAAGAGTTTGCGACTACAAAACTTTCTTGATTCAACTTTGCTTCTGTTTACTTCGGCAGAGCATGTACAAAAT GAAGATAACAATGATGACCTGGTGAACGGGTCGGCTGCTGAACAAGTCGCAGTAGAAAAAGATAATCCTTTTGATTTACAAGAATGCAAGAGAGGCAAAAGACAAAAAACAGTTACCCATGGCCTCGTTGATGTTTTCCAGTGTAGTCCAGATATATTAAATAGAGCAAGGGAATCCCAAATGGTTGTGTATGGCAAAAATGTTTCTTGGGAATATACACAAAATTATACTAAACTTGCCCAGAAGCTGAAATCCCATTTGTAA
- the LOC117125997 gene encoding uncharacterized protein DDB_G0290685-like, which yields MADYFEEESSYESSQGSDLDEADQAWSDEEDGCDGSCSDDNYSMSEYGDDPAEAYPEPEPPDYSHGDTSYQGEYEGETESNISFNKGDECHGEETEGDDPEADQEGSWQEEADSEISLEEANEHEENFSKTEEVYEDVDGGEASFQSVKEEVGDESHAEGIPWCEVPYSDQEDEYQDETGSQTSVGNSEGNYGGKPDSQQDIAEEEEALSEAGRNDDQLGYVIFAGHHQGPEAYLCWEKDMEHWFDSNQVHEEDKTAIAEDTLTEDAFRKWEQDAYWRLAYDEPEATWQEMKELLYEEYVKGAGDELLNQIRVYTNLEPRQLILAKRPNRKAKLKNAHNLKLHQESTLIIKGATEHTTAARASAVQGVPTPQAKTRELSTKPLPKFHEKKKPS from the exons ATGGCAGATTACTTTGAGGAAGAGAGTTCTTATGAATCAAGCCAAGGCTCCGATCTTGATGAAGCCGACCAAGCTTGGTCCGATGAAGAGGATGGCTGTGATGGGTCATGTTCTGATGATAACTACTCTATGTCAGAGTATGGAGACGATCCTGCTGAAGCATATCCTGAACCAGAGCCACCTGATTACTCACATGGAGATACCAGCTACCAAGGAGAGTATGAGGGAGAAACTGAATCAAATATCAGTTTCAATAAAGGAGATGAATGCCATGGAGAAGAGACAGAAGGTGATGATCCTGAAGCTGACCAGGAAGGCTCATGGCAAGAGGAAGCTGATTCTGAAATCAGTTTAGAAGAGGCAAATGAGCATGAggaaaatttctctaaaacggAAGAAGTCTATGAAGATGTTGATGGAGGAGAAGCAAGTTTCCAATctgttaaagaagaagttggaGACGAGTCTCATGCTGAAGGCATACCCTGGTGTGAAGTACCTTACTCTGACCAGGAGGATGAGTACCAAGACGAAACTGGCTCACAAACCAGTGTAGGAAACTCTGAGGGAAACTATGGAGGAAAGCCAGACTCTCAACAAGACAttgctgaagaagaagaggcctTAAGTGAGGCTGGAAGAAATGATGATCAACTTGGTTACGTCATCTTTGCAGGCCATCATCAAGGACCAGAAGCATACTTGTGCTGGGAGAAAGATATGGAACATTGGTTTGATTCTAACCAAGTCCATGAAGAGGATAAGACAGCCATTGCCGAAGACACTCTCACTGAAGATGCCTTTAGAAAGTGGGAACAAGATGCTTACTGGCGACTTGCCTATGATGAACCAGAAGCTACTTGGCAAGAAATGAAAGAACTCTTGTATGAAGAATATGTGAAAGGAGCTGGAGATGAGCTGTTGAATCAGATACGGGTCTATACTAATCTTGAACCAAGGCAGCTGATATTGGCAAAAAGGCCAAATCGAAAGGCTAAGCTCAAAAATGctcacaacctaaagctacacCAGGAgtctacactcatcatcaagggAGCAACCGAGCATACAACAGCAGCAAGGGCCAGTGCCGTGCAAGGAGTTCCAACTCCACAAGCCAAAACTCGAGAGCTAAGTACAAAGCCATTGCCTAAGTTCCATGAGAAGAAGAAACCAA GCTGA